The following are encoded in a window of Phaseolus vulgaris cultivar G19833 chromosome 3, P. vulgaris v2.0, whole genome shotgun sequence genomic DNA:
- the LOC137839249 gene encoding uncharacterized protein, translated as MSGKDRRKALLELAKLRGAKGTGSSSSTIEPIASPPLSVAPAEGPEQGRKRRKLVKAFPSSAAAAPSTKEESSGSPLVHRKRKLPAVEGASSLQPGEIEVVEVEEVGELESTKEAAATGEKKLEEVVGKLSEAKGQLEEAASSLAALTTEKNAAEASKQKLEAEKADLMNVGADALTDGFELALEQIRCVLPDLDLSQFNIYHEVVDGKLTPPP; from the exons atgtcagggaaagataggaggaaagctttgctggagcttgccaaactccggggggccaaagggactggctcctcttcttccaccatCGAGCCTATTGCATcccctcctctctcggtcgcgccagctgagggccccgagcaaggaaggaagagaaggaagctggtgaaggcctttccttcatctgctgctgctgctcccTCCACAAAAGAGGAGAGTTCTGGCTCTCCCCTGGTACACCGCAAGAGGAAACTGCCAGcggttgagggggcctcatctcttcaacctggggagatcgaggtggtggaggtagaggaag ttggggagctcgagtccaccaaggAAGCGGCCGCTACTGGGGAGAAGaaacttgaggaggtggtgggcaaactgtctgaagccaAGGGCCAATTGGAGGAAGCTGCCTCTTCCCTTGCTGCCCTTACCACCGAGAaaaatgctgcggaggcctcaaagcaaaaactgGAGGCTGAGAAAGCCGATcttatgaacgtgggtgctgacgcCCTTACTGACGGGTTtgagctggcgctcgagcagatccgatgcgttctcccagatttggacctctcgcaattcaacatttatcacgaagtggtagatggaaagctcacccctcctccttga